One genomic window of Micrococcus flavus includes the following:
- the rpsI gene encoding 30S ribosomal protein S9 has protein sequence MSINQNDDVELTSYTSESSSAAADAPAVSERPALTVPGSAVGRRKEAVARVRLVPGSGQWTLNGRTLENYFPNKLHQQEVNDPFTLLELNGAYDVIARIHGGGPSGQAGALRLGISRALNEIDREHNRPALKKAGFLTRDARVIERKKAGLKKARKASQFSKR, from the coding sequence ATGAGCATCAACCAGAACGACGACGTGGAGCTGACGAGCTACACCTCCGAGTCCTCCTCCGCCGCCGCCGACGCCCCCGCCGTCTCCGAGCGCCCGGCCCTGACCGTCCCCGGCTCCGCCGTGGGTCGCCGCAAGGAGGCCGTGGCCCGCGTGCGCCTCGTCCCCGGCTCCGGCCAGTGGACCCTCAACGGCCGCACCCTGGAGAACTACTTCCCCAACAAGCTGCACCAGCAGGAGGTCAACGACCCCTTCACCCTGCTGGAGCTCAACGGCGCGTACGACGTGATCGCCCGCATCCACGGCGGTGGCCCCTCCGGCCAGGCCGGCGCGCTGCGCCTGGGCATCTCCCGCGCGCTCAACGAGATCGATCGCGAGCACAACCGTCCCGCCCTCAAGAAGGCCGGCTTCCTCACCCGCGACGCCCGCGTCATCGAGCGCAAGAAGGCCGGCCTCAAGAAGGCCCGCAAGGCCTCGCAGTTCTCGAAGCGCTGA
- the rplM gene encoding 50S ribosomal protein L13, producing the protein MRTYTPKPGDADRQWHIIDATDIVLGRLATHTATLLRGKHKPTFAPHMDMGDYVIIVNAEKVALTGSKLEKKRAYRHSGYPGGLKSESYAELLEKNPVRAVEKAVKGMLPKNSLAAQQMTKLKVYRGAEHPHAAQQPATFEIGQVAQ; encoded by the coding sequence GTGCGTACGTACACTCCCAAGCCTGGTGACGCCGACCGCCAGTGGCACATCATCGATGCCACGGACATCGTCCTCGGCCGCCTCGCCACCCACACCGCCACGCTCCTGCGCGGCAAGCACAAGCCGACGTTCGCCCCCCACATGGACATGGGCGACTACGTCATCATCGTGAACGCCGAGAAGGTGGCCCTCACCGGCTCCAAGCTCGAGAAGAAGCGCGCCTACCGCCACTCGGGGTACCCGGGCGGCCTGAAGTCCGAGTCCTACGCGGAGCTCCTCGAGAAGAACCCGGTCCGCGCCGTGGAGAAGGCCGTCAAGGGCATGCTCCCGAAGAACTCGCTGGCTGCCCAGCAGATGACCAAGCTGAAGGTGTACCGCGGTGCCGAGCACCCGCACGCCGCCCAGCAGCCCGCCACCTTCGAGATCGGCCAGGTCGCCCAGTGA
- a CDS encoding peptidoglycan recognition protein family protein — MPDHPIPSSRWPRRAVLGGAGLAIAGVVSGCADGDGSAAPATGQEDGATAAAPRLEAPEILSTIDWGARIPEGHQQTLYERPSYLVIHHTATPNVTDGSRQAAVDIAQRVQSQHINQGWGDSGQHFTMSRGGYPLEGRHGSLFTLNGGQDFMLGVHALGFNAYALGIECEGFYMLNPPPQSLYAGLVKLASYICQQYELPPSRIIGHRDIVKTSCCGDAFYSKLPVLREDVRLSLESGEYHVTEGFGADNLFDDSEIDTENYKEYRSRTGG; from the coding sequence ATGCCCGATCATCCGATCCCCTCCTCGCGGTGGCCCCGCCGCGCCGTGCTCGGCGGCGCCGGCCTCGCCATCGCCGGCGTCGTGTCCGGCTGCGCCGACGGCGACGGGTCCGCGGCCCCGGCCACCGGCCAGGAGGACGGGGCCACCGCGGCGGCCCCCCGCCTGGAGGCGCCCGAGATCCTCTCCACGATCGACTGGGGTGCGCGCATCCCCGAGGGCCACCAGCAGACGCTGTACGAGCGTCCCTCGTACCTGGTCATCCACCACACGGCCACCCCGAACGTCACGGACGGCTCCCGTCAGGCCGCGGTGGACATCGCCCAGCGCGTCCAGAGCCAGCACATCAACCAGGGATGGGGCGACTCCGGCCAGCACTTCACGATGTCGCGGGGCGGCTATCCGCTGGAGGGCCGCCACGGCTCCCTGTTCACGCTGAACGGCGGCCAGGACTTCATGCTCGGCGTGCACGCCCTGGGCTTCAACGCGTACGCCCTGGGGATCGAGTGCGAGGGCTTCTACATGCTCAACCCGCCCCCGCAGAGCCTCTACGCCGGGCTCGTGAAGCTGGCCTCCTACATCTGCCAGCAGTACGAGCTGCCGCCGTCGCGCATCATCGGCCACCGCGACATCGTGAAGACGAGCTGCTGCGGCGACGCCTTCTACTCGAAGCTGCCCGTGCTGCGCGAGGACGTCCGCCTCTCCCTCGAGTCCGGCGAGTACCACGTGACCGAGGGCTTCGGCGCGGACAACCTCTTCGACGACTCGGAGATCGACACCGAGAACTACAAGGAGTACCGCAGCCGCACCGGCGGCTGA
- the ppk2 gene encoding polyphosphate kinase 2 — protein MAEKTPDAPLPEHELEAPGEDHPFAVTHDYAAEVDEIRELGRTLGGDRALPTPDPQAWREGYPYKTKLSRKSYERRKRELQIELLKMQLWVKETGQKVLIIFEGRDAAGKGGAIKRFNEHLNPRGARTVALEKPTDAEASQWYFQRYIQHLPSGGEIVMFDRSWYNRAGVERVMGYCTPQQYLEFMRETPELERMLVNSGTHIIKFWFSVSRNEQLNRFAARETDPVRRWKLSPTDLASLDKWDDYTNAKEAMFFYTHTADAPWTVVKSNDKKRARLEAMRHVLHTLPYPNRDERIVHAPDPRICAPADVLSEVDESAGGSFPRVR, from the coding sequence ATGGCGGAGAAGACCCCCGACGCCCCCCTGCCCGAGCACGAGCTGGAGGCCCCCGGCGAGGACCATCCCTTCGCGGTCACCCATGACTACGCCGCCGAGGTGGACGAGATCCGCGAGCTCGGGCGGACGCTGGGCGGGGACAGGGCGCTGCCGACCCCCGACCCGCAGGCCTGGCGTGAGGGGTACCCGTACAAGACGAAGCTCAGCCGCAAGAGCTACGAGCGCCGCAAGCGCGAGCTGCAGATCGAGCTGCTGAAGATGCAGCTGTGGGTCAAGGAGACCGGCCAGAAGGTGCTGATCATCTTCGAGGGCCGTGACGCCGCCGGCAAGGGCGGGGCCATCAAGCGCTTCAACGAGCACCTCAACCCCCGCGGTGCCCGGACCGTCGCCCTTGAGAAGCCGACGGACGCCGAGGCGTCCCAGTGGTACTTCCAGCGGTACATCCAGCACCTGCCCTCCGGCGGCGAGATCGTGATGTTCGACCGCTCCTGGTACAACCGCGCCGGCGTCGAGCGCGTCATGGGCTACTGCACGCCCCAGCAGTACCTCGAGTTCATGCGGGAGACCCCGGAGCTGGAGCGGATGCTCGTGAACTCCGGCACCCACATCATCAAGTTCTGGTTCTCCGTCTCCAGGAACGAGCAGCTGAACCGCTTCGCCGCGCGCGAGACCGACCCGGTGCGCCGCTGGAAGCTCTCGCCCACGGACCTGGCCTCCCTGGACAAGTGGGACGACTACACGAACGCCAAGGAGGCCATGTTCTTCTACACCCACACGGCCGACGCGCCGTGGACCGTGGTCAAGTCGAACGACAAGAAGCGGGCCCGCCTCGAGGCGATGCGCCACGTCCTGCACACCCTGCCGTACCCGAACAGGGACGAGCGGATCGTGCACGCCCCGGACCCGCGGATCTGCGCCCCGGCCGACGTGCTCTCCGAGGTGGACGAGTCCGCCGGCGGCTCCTTCCCGCGCGTGCGCTGA
- the mscL gene encoding large conductance mechanosensitive channel protein MscL, which yields MLQGFKDFIMKGNVVDLAVAVVIGAAFGKIVTALVEAVIMPLISALFQSPNVDSFGLVTLNGNDIRFGVVLTALVNFLLVAAAIYFLIVAPMNTMIERRNRRLGIDPTAEETPEDVALLTEIRDLLSAQRGGGAPLPGTDPRV from the coding sequence ATACTTCAGGGATTCAAGGACTTCATCATGAAGGGCAACGTCGTCGACCTGGCCGTGGCCGTGGTCATCGGCGCCGCCTTCGGCAAGATCGTCACCGCGCTCGTCGAGGCCGTGATCATGCCGCTCATCTCCGCTCTGTTCCAGTCCCCGAACGTCGATTCGTTCGGTCTGGTCACCCTCAACGGCAACGACATCAGGTTCGGCGTCGTCCTCACCGCGCTGGTGAACTTCCTCCTGGTCGCCGCAGCGATCTACTTCCTCATCGTGGCGCCGATGAACACGATGATCGAGCGCCGCAACCGCCGCCTCGGCATCGACCCCACGGCGGAGGAGACCCCCGAGGACGTCGCGCTCCTGACCGAGATCCGCGACCTGCTCTCCGCCCAGCGCGGCGGCGGCGCCCCGCTCCCGGGCACCGACCCCCGCGTCTGA
- the truA gene encoding tRNA pseudouridine(38-40) synthase TruA — protein sequence MPDSAADVRIRLDLAYDGAGFRGWAAQPGLPTVQGALEEALERIVRRPVRTVVAGRTDAGVHARGQVVHADLTAGEWEALARGRAGVDPAEALLRRLGGVLGPWDGAVVVHGVRRAPDGFDARFGALWRAYEYRISDRPQTRDPLTRHGVHWHGSPVDVVLMQAEADVLLGLHDFLSFCRPREGATTVREVLDARVERGPEGLVTVRLRADAFCHSMVRSIVGALLQVGEGRRPPGWTAGRLAVPARDSEVRLAPARGLTLVEVAYPEDPRDLAARAEGTRARRPALDAGS from the coding sequence ATGCCCGATTCCGCCGCCGACGTCCGCATCCGCCTCGACCTCGCCTACGACGGCGCCGGGTTCCGCGGCTGGGCCGCGCAGCCCGGTCTGCCGACGGTCCAGGGCGCGCTCGAGGAGGCACTCGAGCGGATCGTGCGGCGCCCGGTGCGCACGGTCGTGGCGGGGCGCACCGACGCCGGCGTCCACGCGCGCGGGCAGGTGGTGCACGCGGACCTCACGGCGGGGGAGTGGGAGGCGCTCGCCCGCGGGCGGGCCGGCGTCGACCCGGCCGAGGCCCTGCTGCGCCGGCTGGGCGGCGTGCTGGGGCCGTGGGACGGCGCCGTCGTCGTGCACGGGGTGCGGCGGGCCCCGGACGGGTTCGACGCCCGGTTCGGCGCCCTCTGGCGGGCCTACGAGTACCGGATCAGCGACCGTCCGCAGACCCGTGACCCGCTCACCCGGCACGGCGTCCACTGGCACGGGTCCCCGGTCGACGTGGTCCTCATGCAGGCCGAGGCCGACGTCCTCCTGGGCCTGCACGACTTCCTGTCCTTCTGCCGCCCTCGCGAGGGCGCGACCACGGTGCGGGAGGTCCTCGACGCGCGGGTCGAGCGCGGACCGGAGGGGCTCGTGACGGTGCGGCTGCGGGCGGACGCGTTCTGCCACTCCATGGTCCGGTCGATCGTGGGCGCGCTCCTGCAGGTGGGGGAGGGGCGACGGCCGCCGGGGTGGACGGCGGGGCGGCTGGCGGTCCCCGCGCGCGACTCGGAGGTGCGCCTCGCGCCGGCCCGCGGCCTCACGCTCGTGGAGGTCGCGTACCCGGAGGACCCCCGGGACCTGGCGGCCCGGGCCGAGGGGACCCGTGCCCGGCGTCCCGCCCTCGACGCCGGCTCCTGA
- the coaA gene encoding type I pantothenate kinase, translated as MDTALPGAAAPAVRVGESHPSPFVELDRATWARLADQLDQPFDQADVERLRGLGETLSLREVAEVYLPLSRLLGIHVEASGALRRATNDFLGERTGRTPYVIGVAGSVAVGKSTTARVLQEMLRRWPSTPRVELITTDGFLHPNAELRARGIMDRKGFPESYDRRALLRFMADVKSGVPEVSAPVYSHVTYDIVAGERQTVHRPDVLIVEGLNVLAPPRVRADGTAGLSVSDFFDFSVYVDARADWIRQWYVERFMGLRSGAFQDPGAYFHRYAGLSDAEAHATAESIWDAINGPNLVQNVQPTRSRARLVLTKNQQHEVTRVLLRKV; from the coding sequence ATGGACACCGCACTCCCAGGCGCCGCCGCCCCCGCCGTCCGCGTCGGCGAGTCCCACCCCTCGCCCTTCGTGGAGCTGGACCGCGCCACGTGGGCCCGGCTGGCGGACCAGCTGGACCAGCCGTTCGACCAGGCGGACGTGGAGCGGCTGCGGGGACTCGGCGAGACCCTGTCCCTGCGCGAGGTGGCCGAGGTGTACCTGCCCCTGTCCCGGCTCCTGGGGATCCACGTGGAGGCCTCGGGCGCCCTGCGCCGGGCCACGAACGACTTCCTCGGCGAGCGCACCGGGCGCACCCCCTATGTGATCGGCGTGGCCGGCTCCGTGGCGGTGGGCAAGTCCACCACCGCCCGCGTGCTCCAGGAGATGCTGCGGCGCTGGCCGTCCACCCCCCGCGTGGAGCTGATCACCACCGACGGGTTCCTGCATCCCAACGCGGAGCTGCGCGCCCGCGGGATCATGGACCGCAAGGGGTTCCCCGAGTCGTACGACCGGCGCGCCCTGCTGCGCTTCATGGCGGACGTGAAGTCCGGCGTCCCCGAGGTCAGCGCCCCCGTCTACTCCCATGTCACCTACGACATCGTGGCGGGCGAGCGGCAGACCGTGCACCGGCCCGACGTGCTGATCGTGGAGGGCCTGAACGTCCTCGCCCCGCCGCGGGTGCGGGCCGACGGGACGGCGGGGCTGTCCGTCTCCGACTTCTTCGACTTCTCCGTGTACGTGGACGCCCGCGCCGACTGGATCCGGCAGTGGTACGTGGAGCGGTTCATGGGGCTGCGCTCGGGCGCGTTCCAGGACCCCGGGGCCTACTTCCACCGGTACGCCGGCCTCTCCGACGCGGAGGCGCATGCCACCGCCGAGTCCATCTGGGACGCCATCAACGGACCGAACCTGGTCCAGAACGTCCAGCCGACGCGCAGCCGCGCGCGCCTCGTGCTGACGAAGAACCAGCAGCACGAGGTCACGCGCGTGCTGCTGCGCAAGGTGTGA
- the galE gene encoding UDP-glucose 4-epimerase GalE: MRVLVTGGAGYLGSHTVTTLLDAGHSVLVLDSLVSSSEEPLRRAARVCGAELGGDRLDLVRADVRRPAEYRERVLAWRPDAVVHFAGLKSPTESLADPGEYYAVNVGGTAELARVTADAGVRVLLFSSSATVYGDDAPVPVDEDAPLAPVSPYGRSKAMAEQVLADAHAAAPAQTVAVLRYFNPVGAHPSGLLGEDPLGTPANLMPFVSRVASGQYEQLQVFGADFPTRDGSAVRDFIHVMDLAEAHVAVLEWMAARPAGEAGLRVWNIGRGEGVTVFEMVRAFEQVTGRRVPHRVVGRRPGDIAESCADVAAIGRDVGWRARRDVTDMVRDLWAWQAANPAGYR; the protein is encoded by the coding sequence ATGCGTGTCCTCGTCACCGGCGGTGCCGGCTACCTCGGGTCCCACACCGTGACCACCCTGCTGGACGCCGGGCACTCCGTCCTGGTGCTGGACAGCCTCGTCTCCTCCTCCGAGGAGCCGCTGCGACGGGCCGCGCGGGTGTGCGGGGCGGAGCTCGGCGGGGACCGGCTCGACCTCGTGCGCGCCGACGTCCGCCGTCCCGCCGAGTACCGGGAGCGGGTGCTCGCGTGGCGCCCGGACGCCGTCGTGCACTTCGCGGGGCTGAAGTCCCCCACGGAGTCGCTCGCCGACCCGGGGGAGTACTACGCGGTCAACGTGGGCGGCACCGCGGAGCTCGCCCGGGTCACGGCCGACGCCGGCGTTCGGGTCCTGCTGTTCTCCTCCTCCGCCACGGTGTACGGGGACGACGCGCCCGTGCCCGTGGACGAGGACGCCCCGCTGGCGCCCGTGAGCCCCTACGGCCGGTCCAAGGCGATGGCCGAGCAGGTCCTCGCCGACGCCCATGCGGCCGCGCCGGCGCAGACCGTGGCCGTGCTGCGGTACTTCAACCCGGTCGGCGCGCACCCCTCCGGGCTGCTCGGCGAGGATCCGCTGGGGACCCCGGCGAACCTCATGCCGTTCGTCTCCCGCGTGGCGTCGGGGCAGTACGAGCAGCTGCAGGTCTTCGGCGCGGACTTCCCCACGCGGGACGGCAGCGCCGTGCGGGACTTCATCCACGTGATGGACCTGGCGGAGGCGCACGTGGCCGTGCTCGAGTGGATGGCCGCGCGGCCGGCCGGGGAGGCGGGCCTGCGCGTGTGGAACATCGGCCGCGGCGAGGGCGTGACCGTGTTCGAGATGGTCCGGGCCTTCGAGCAGGTCACCGGCCGGCGGGTGCCCCACCGCGTGGTGGGGCGCCGTCCCGGGGACATCGCCGAGTCCTGCGCGGACGTCGCCGCGATCGGCCGGGACGTCGGCTGGCGGGCCCGGCGGGACGTGACAGACATGGTCCGGGACCTGTGGGCCTGGCAGGCGGCCAACCCCGCCGGCTACCGCTGA
- the glmM gene encoding phosphoglucosamine mutase, producing MSRLFGTDGVRGLANETLTVELSVQLAQAAAPVLGADAFAAGRRPVAVVARDPRISGQFISAAVLAGLASSGVDVWDAGVLPTPAAAFLVGDLGADFGVMISASHNPAPDNGIKFLARGGQKLTDEQEDEIIQHLEVEHPLRPTGADVGRVRVFSDAEDRYVVHLLQTLPHRLDGLTVVLDCAHGAASGCSPDAFRDAGASVVVIGAEPDGLNINEGCGSTHLERLQEAVRAHGADLGIAHDGDADRCLAVDENGDVVDGDQIMGIMALALKDRGELRDDTLVVTVMSNLGLKLAMQREGVRLMETQVGDRYVLAGMKLGDYSLGGEQSGHVIFADHATTGDGVLTGLQLAARVAQTGTPLSGLAGVMERLPQVLVNVRGVDKSRAGEDAQVQAAVLLAEQRLGETGRVLLRPSGTEPVVRVMVEAPDEETARREAESLAEVVQRELRLHD from the coding sequence ATGTCGAGATTGTTCGGAACCGATGGCGTCCGTGGCCTGGCCAACGAGACCCTCACAGTGGAGTTGTCCGTCCAGCTGGCCCAGGCGGCCGCGCCGGTGCTGGGGGCGGACGCGTTCGCCGCCGGCCGCCGGCCCGTGGCCGTGGTGGCGCGCGACCCCCGCATCAGCGGCCAGTTCATCAGCGCGGCCGTGCTGGCAGGGCTCGCGTCCTCGGGCGTGGACGTCTGGGACGCCGGCGTGCTCCCCACCCCGGCCGCGGCCTTCCTGGTGGGCGACCTCGGCGCGGACTTCGGCGTCATGATCTCGGCCTCCCACAACCCGGCGCCGGACAACGGCATCAAGTTCCTCGCCCGCGGCGGGCAGAAGCTCACCGACGAGCAGGAGGACGAGATCATCCAGCACCTGGAGGTGGAGCACCCGTTGCGCCCCACCGGCGCCGACGTGGGCCGTGTGCGCGTCTTCTCCGACGCGGAGGACCGCTACGTGGTGCACCTGCTGCAGACGCTGCCGCACCGCCTGGACGGGCTCACCGTGGTGCTGGACTGCGCGCACGGCGCGGCCTCCGGCTGCTCCCCGGACGCGTTCCGCGACGCCGGGGCCTCCGTGGTGGTCATCGGCGCGGAGCCGGACGGGCTGAACATCAACGAGGGCTGCGGCTCCACGCACCTGGAGCGCCTCCAGGAGGCCGTGCGTGCGCACGGGGCGGACCTCGGGATCGCCCACGACGGCGACGCCGACCGCTGCCTCGCGGTGGACGAGAACGGCGACGTCGTGGACGGGGACCAGATCATGGGGATCATGGCCCTGGCGCTCAAGGACCGCGGCGAGCTGCGCGACGACACCCTCGTGGTGACCGTCATGTCCAACCTCGGCCTGAAGCTCGCGATGCAGCGGGAGGGCGTCCGGCTGATGGAGACGCAGGTGGGCGACCGCTACGTCCTGGCCGGCATGAAGCTCGGCGACTACTCGCTCGGCGGCGAGCAGTCCGGCCATGTGATCTTCGCGGACCACGCCACCACCGGCGACGGCGTCCTGACCGGCCTGCAGCTGGCCGCCCGGGTGGCGCAGACCGGGACGCCCCTGTCGGGGCTCGCGGGCGTCATGGAGCGCCTGCCCCAGGTGCTGGTCAACGTGCGCGGCGTGGACAAGTCCCGCGCGGGGGAGGACGCCCAGGTGCAGGCCGCCGTGCTCCTGGCCGAGCAGCGGCTCGGGGAGACCGGGCGGGTGCTGCTGCGTCCCTCCGGCACCGAGCCCGTGGTGCGCGTAATGGTCGAGGCCCCGGACGAGGAGACGGCCCGTCGCGAGGCGGAGTCCCTGGCCGAGGTGGTCCAGCGCGAGCTGCGCCTGCACGACTGA